One window from the genome of Rufibacter tibetensis encodes:
- a CDS encoding lytic transglycosylase domain-containing protein, which yields MRKTTFLTGLVLTLGLGSAAQAKQTPALDVPVVQVKDTTKVLVDSVEFIPVETDELIQDRLSCLEQEIPLEFNKQVRGLIDYFTIRNRKYTRRVLERKPLYFPMFERYLAKHNMPDELKYLAVVESALLPKAVSSAKAVGLWQFMDFTGRDFRLVQNHYLDERMDPEKSTEAACKFLKQLYRMFGSWEMALAAYNCGPGNVKKAIARSGGKKTFWGIYPYLPKETRAYVPSFTALVYTLNHAEDHNLHPAKLQLPIAMDTVLISQPLDLKLLAKQLNLPEERIADLNPALKLKHIPENVTNFPLRIPADVRPFLAENRMAILDSARYVAPARTKLPSLQEVPTTILAKADPIAPDSTVKTFYTVRPNDNLSKIAKDQNVTIEQLKAWNKISGSILAANQKLIVFKPETKEILDTKPKETPAAETKLLASAEDLSAPVGKNAGPNANSVPKENAATAMLSSKQASSKKKVEVEKPQTVHHVQPGDTLWNISRRYNNVSVEKLRKANKLKGDELKPGMKLIVG from the coding sequence ATGCGCAAAACTACCTTTCTTACTGGCCTTGTACTTACACTAGGCTTGGGCTCTGCAGCGCAGGCCAAGCAAACACCGGCACTGGATGTTCCAGTTGTGCAAGTAAAAGACACTACCAAGGTACTTGTTGATTCAGTAGAGTTTATTCCGGTAGAAACCGATGAACTCATCCAGGACCGCCTCAGCTGTCTGGAACAGGAGATCCCCTTAGAATTCAACAAGCAGGTAAGAGGGTTGATTGACTACTTCACCATCCGGAACCGGAAATACACCCGGCGCGTGCTGGAGCGTAAGCCGCTTTACTTCCCTATGTTTGAGAGGTACCTGGCTAAGCACAACATGCCTGATGAGTTGAAATACCTGGCTGTGGTGGAGTCAGCGTTGCTGCCCAAAGCAGTTTCCTCCGCTAAGGCAGTGGGTTTATGGCAGTTCATGGACTTTACCGGCCGCGACTTCCGCCTTGTGCAGAACCATTACCTGGATGAGCGCATGGACCCGGAGAAATCCACTGAGGCGGCCTGCAAATTCCTAAAACAGCTGTATCGCATGTTCGGGAGCTGGGAAATGGCCTTGGCGGCGTATAACTGTGGTCCTGGTAACGTAAAGAAAGCCATTGCCCGCTCTGGTGGAAAGAAGACGTTTTGGGGCATTTATCCGTATTTGCCTAAGGAAACGCGGGCATACGTGCCGTCTTTCACCGCCTTGGTCTATACCTTAAACCACGCCGAGGACCACAACTTACACCCGGCCAAACTGCAGCTACCCATTGCCATGGACACGGTCCTTATCAGTCAACCGCTGGACCTGAAGCTGCTGGCCAAGCAACTGAACCTGCCTGAAGAACGAATCGCAGACTTGAACCCGGCGTTAAAGCTGAAGCATATCCCGGAGAACGTCACTAATTTCCCCCTGCGTATTCCCGCCGATGTACGTCCGTTCCTGGCAGAAAACAGAATGGCTATTTTAGATTCTGCGCGTTACGTGGCTCCGGCCAGAACCAAGCTGCCTTCCTTGCAGGAAGTACCTACTACTATCCTGGCTAAAGCTGATCCGATTGCCCCAGACAGCACAGTAAAAACGTTCTACACAGTACGTCCCAACGATAACCTTTCTAAAATCGCGAAAGACCAGAACGTAACGATAGAGCAGTTGAAAGCTTGGAACAAGATTTCAGGCAGCATCTTAGCTGCAAACCAGAAACTGATTGTGTTCAAGCCAGAAACGAAGGAAATACTGGACACGAAGCCGAAAGAAACACCGGCAGCTGAGACCAAGCTACTGGCCTCGGCAGAAGACCTTTCAGCCCCTGTGGGTAAGAACGCTGGCCCTAACGCGAACAGCGTTCCGAAGGAAAATGCCGCTACAGCCATGTTGTCTTCTAAACAAGCATCATCTAAGAAAAAAGTAGAGGTAGAGAAACCACAGACCGTGCACCACGTGCAGCCTGGCGATACGCTTTGGAACATTTCCCGCCGTTATAACAACGTGAGCGTAGAGAAACTGCGCAAAGCAAACAAACTGAAAGGTGACGAATTAAAGCCCGGCATGAAGCTGATTGTAGGCTGA
- the gatA gene encoding Asp-tRNA(Asn)/Glu-tRNA(Gln) amidotransferase subunit GatA — protein sequence MRYTSLDAIREEIGRGSLSCRQLVERYLENINTKRHLNAFLEVFEEEALRKAEEVDAKLQAGTAGKLAGMVIGIKDVLAYEGHALQASSQILNGFTSLYTATAVQRLLAEDAIIIGRQNCDEFAMGGSNENSSFGPALNEVDNTRVPGGSSGGSAVAVQADLCLASIGSDTGGSVRQPAAYCGVVGMKPTYSRISRYGLIAYASSFDQIGVITQSVEDAALLLEVMAGPDEFDATVSQRPVPAYSQNLTFDRPARIGFIRDSFESPGLNSEVKAAVQGVLDQLQADGHTVEPVEFHFLDYIVPTYYILTTAEASSNLGRYDGVKYGFRSQNATDLASMYKKTRSEGFGKEVQRRIILGTFVLSADYYDAYYTKAQQVRRLIKEKTDELLSQYDFLILPTTPTTAFKIGENTKDPLAMYLEDIYTVQANLAGIPAISLPIGKDAAGLPIGVQLMTKAFGEEQLLAFSKQLMNHQPHLTA from the coding sequence ATGCGTTATACATCCCTTGACGCTATCCGCGAGGAGATAGGCCGAGGCTCGCTCTCCTGCCGTCAACTTGTGGAGCGTTATCTGGAGAACATCAACACCAAGCGTCATCTGAACGCATTCTTGGAGGTGTTTGAAGAAGAAGCCCTTCGGAAAGCCGAAGAAGTGGATGCCAAATTACAAGCCGGTACCGCCGGCAAACTGGCCGGAATGGTGATTGGCATCAAAGACGTGCTGGCCTATGAAGGCCACGCGTTGCAAGCCTCCAGCCAAATCCTGAACGGTTTCACATCTCTTTACACTGCTACCGCCGTGCAACGTCTTCTGGCTGAGGACGCCATTATCATTGGCCGCCAGAACTGCGACGAGTTTGCCATGGGCGGTTCCAATGAGAACTCCTCCTTTGGTCCGGCGCTCAACGAAGTAGACAATACCCGCGTGCCGGGTGGTTCTAGCGGCGGCTCTGCCGTAGCCGTACAAGCCGACCTTTGCTTAGCCTCCATCGGATCTGATACCGGTGGTTCAGTGCGTCAACCAGCCGCCTATTGCGGCGTGGTGGGCATGAAGCCTACGTACTCCCGCATTTCGCGCTACGGCCTTATCGCCTACGCTTCTTCTTTTGACCAGATTGGTGTAATCACCCAGAGCGTGGAAGATGCCGCGCTTCTCTTAGAAGTGATGGCGGGCCCCGATGAGTTTGACGCCACCGTAAGCCAACGTCCGGTTCCTGCTTATAGCCAAAATTTGACCTTTGACCGTCCGGCCCGCATCGGGTTCATCCGTGATTCTTTTGAGAGTCCGGGTTTGAATTCAGAAGTTAAAGCGGCTGTGCAGGGCGTGCTGGATCAACTACAGGCCGATGGCCATACGGTTGAACCGGTGGAATTCCATTTCCTTGACTATATTGTACCTACCTACTACATCCTGACCACCGCTGAAGCCAGCTCAAACCTGGGCCGGTACGATGGGGTGAAGTACGGTTTCCGAAGCCAGAACGCGACGGATTTGGCCTCTATGTACAAGAAAACCCGTTCCGAAGGGTTCGGGAAAGAAGTACAGCGCCGCATTATCCTGGGCACCTTTGTGCTTAGTGCTGATTACTACGACGCATACTACACCAAGGCGCAACAAGTACGCCGCCTGATCAAAGAGAAAACCGATGAGCTTTTAAGCCAATACGATTTTCTGATTCTACCTACCACCCCTACCACTGCCTTCAAGATAGGGGAAAACACCAAGGATCCGCTGGCCATGTACCTGGAAGACATCTACACGGTACAGGCAAACCTGGCAGGCATTCCGGCTATTTCGTTACCAATTGGCAAAGACGCCGCAGGGCTGCCAATTGGGGTACAGCTGATGACCAAAGCTTTTGGGGAAGAACAACTACTGGCCTTCTCTAAACAACTGATGAACCATCAACCACACCTAACTGCCTAA
- a CDS encoding Sec-independent protein translocase subunit TatA/TatB — translation MLLSSLLFIGNLGTGEMIVLVLIVLLLFGAKRIPDLARGLGKGIREFKDATKEIKNDIENSANDDRQANTQNRNNYNSGPGYTNPNPGYNNTNYNNGNAPYDNAPNANPNPTTHNPNV, via the coding sequence ATGTTGTTATCCAGCTTATTATTCATCGGCAACTTAGGAACCGGCGAGATGATCGTTCTTGTGTTAATCGTTCTGTTGCTGTTTGGCGCCAAGCGTATTCCAGACCTGGCCCGTGGCCTTGGAAAAGGAATCCGTGAGTTCAAAGACGCCACCAAAGAGATCAAGAACGACATTGAGAACTCGGCCAACGATGACCGTCAGGCCAATACCCAGAACAGAAACAATTATAACAGCGGCCCGGGCTATACCAACCCAAACCCAGGTTATAACAATACCAATTACAACAACGGCAACGCGCCTTATGACAATGCGCCTAACGCCAACCCAAACCCTACTACCCACAACCCGAACGTTTAA